The Candidatus Berkiella aquae sequence CAAAAGTTAATTTTTCTCGTAAACGATTTGCCCACTGAGGTGTAGCCTCCTGTTTGCGTTGTTCCAATCGGGTACGACTTTTTACATTAAAATGCGACCCTTTAATGATTTCCCAATTAAGTTGCTGCCAAATACGATATTCATCAACGAAGTCGCCACTACTTTGTTTGCTGATGACGCCACTGTTGCCAATATAGAATGTTAAAGGCTTGGCTATTTTATAGCCTAATCCTGCATGCACTACCGCTTGTTCAAACTTATATTCATTATCGATAAAACGCAATTGTGGTTGCAGATAAAATCTTACTTTTGATCCATTGAAAATACCGCCACTTATCTCATAACTAGTCCACAGTTTGGCATGCTCTTCAACAGCGAAAACACTTTGCGAAAATAATAGAAGAATAAAGGATAGAAGGTAAACAACTAATTTCTTATGTAACATCTTAATCAATATCTTATTATAAAAATTCTAAATTATTTTAAAGGGTTTATTTGGCAATGTCTTGTTTAAATTCATACTCTATGATCATAGAATTTAGTTAATAACTTGATATTAACTTTAAATAAGTTTTCAACCAAACTATGGATCTCTCATGAATAAAAATATTGTGATCTGCTGTGATGGAACCGGCAATAAATTCGGTCAATGCAATACTAATATTGTAAAAATTTCTCAAGCATGCCTTCACGACAATTCAGAATCAGCACTCATAAAACAAATTGTTTATTATGATCCTGGGGTTGGGACACTTAACCTACCCGGTGAGAGCTGGTATACCAAATTGAAAAGTGTGTGGTGTGGTTTAGGATTTGGCTATGGACTCAATCAAAATATTATTGATGCCTATGAATATTTAATGGAAAACTATCAACCAGACGATAAAGTGTTTTTATTTGGATTTAGCAGGGGTGCTTATACGGTGCGCGCCTTGGCAGGCATGATCTTTCGATTTGGTCTGTTGCGAAAAGGAAGCATCAATTTAATGCCCTATGTCTCAGATATGTATCACCGATTTAGGCAACATAAAAAAATTGATTCCACGATTGCCACAGAATTTAAACAATCGTTTAGTCAAGAATGCAAACCTCATTTTATCGGCGTTTTTGACACCGTTGCAGCAATGGGACACTTAAATAGAAGCAAAATTTTCTACGATGCGTCTTTAAATCATGATGTGAAATTTGGTTACCATGCTTTATCTATCGATGAAAAACGAGCCCCTTTTGCGCCTTTTTTATGGGATGAATCTAAAAAATCCATGGAACAAACGATTGAACAAGTTTGGTTTAGTGGGGATCATTGTAATATTGGCGCTGGTCATGAAGACTCCTCTTTATCCGATATTACGTTGCAATGGATGTTACAAAAAGCCTTTTCACAAGGCTTAGCATTAAAAGAAGGATGGCAACAAATACTCCATCCTAATCCTACGGGAAAATTGTATGATCTCTATAATTTTTTCTGGGGACTTGCGGGTATCTATCATGCGGGCTTCTTTGGCAGGAAACCAAGAAAAATTGATAATAATGCATTGATTCATCAGAGTGTGCAAGAAAGAATGGCTAAAGTATTAGGATATAAGCCCAAGCTTCCTGAAAAATATACGCTTATTTCTCTTTAAACGTTTATTCCAGACAAGCGGGTTTATCATTTTTGGGACTATTAACAAGCGTTGAAACGGCCCTTGCTTGAAAAAGTTTTGCCGGAAGCGCTTTGAATAATTTTGTTAGTTCCGGAGCCTCTGCTGTACTATCAAGCCACAGTGGCAATTTAGCATCATCGATGATCACCGGCATTCTGGAATGATATTTTTTAATAAAAGCATTAGGAGAGGTCGTTATAAAAGCAAAACCGATTTGCACCTCACCATTTTCTTTTTCACAGCGATCCCAAATTGCAGCTAACAGCAGCGGCTGATTATTTTTATATGAGATGTAAAAAGGTTGTTTATGACTCTCATCGCTTACTGTTTCTTCTTTCCATTCATAATAACCACTTGCAATAACCACACAGCGGTGTTCTTTAAACGCTTTGCGAAACATTGGCTTTTCTTGAACCGATTCGCTTCTTGCATTAATTAATTCTTTAAAATGATGATCTTTATTCCAAAAGGGCGAAAATCCCCAATGCATGAATTGGGGTATTTTATTTTCAGTGCATAAGACTAAACAATTTTGACTAGGAGAAATATTATAGCGCTGATGAAATTCCAC is a genomic window containing:
- a CDS encoding phospholipase effector Tle1 domain-containing protein; protein product: MNKNIVICCDGTGNKFGQCNTNIVKISQACLHDNSESALIKQIVYYDPGVGTLNLPGESWYTKLKSVWCGLGFGYGLNQNIIDAYEYLMENYQPDDKVFLFGFSRGAYTVRALAGMIFRFGLLRKGSINLMPYVSDMYHRFRQHKKIDSTIATEFKQSFSQECKPHFIGVFDTVAAMGHLNRSKIFYDASLNHDVKFGYHALSIDEKRAPFAPFLWDESKKSMEQTIEQVWFSGDHCNIGAGHEDSSLSDITLQWMLQKAFSQGLALKEGWQQILHPNPTGKLYDLYNFFWGLAGIYHAGFFGRKPRKIDNNALIHQSVQERMAKVLGYKPKLPEKYTLISL
- a CDS encoding SOS response-associated peptidase family protein; translated protein: MPGRFALTYPKSEIENYFDIEVPVEFHQRYNISPSQNCLVLCTENKIPQFMHWGFSPFWNKDHHFKELINARSESVQEKPMFRKAFKEHRCVVIASGYYEWKEETVSDESHKQPFYISYKNNQPLLLAAIWDRCEKENGEVQIGFAFITTSPNAFIKKYHSRMPVIIDDAKLPLWLDSTAEAPELTKLFKALPAKLFQARAVSTLVNSPKNDKPACLE
- a CDS encoding DUF2490 domain-containing protein, with protein sequence MLHKKLVVYLLSFILLLFSQSVFAVEEHAKLWTSYEISGGIFNGSKVRFYLQPQLRFIDNEYKFEQAVVHAGLGYKIAKPLTFYIGNSGVISKQSSGDFVDEYRIWQQLNWEIIKGSHFNVKSRTRLEQRKQEATPQWANRLREKLTFVFPVHPISIIVSDELFFNLNHPLWVSECSLSQNRGFIGFGVPLAKHTSIEIGYLNQYQFNKTDSMSNIVNIGLVTQLP